The Thermoflavifilum sp. genome contains a region encoding:
- a CDS encoding sugar transferase, with product MEIFTTFNQPIYASEHHVDFGNVVVYVGKYRPDLMAKLSAGGYQCIRVENFFQAREHLWFLVKEKNNIPEAIFCDIHLPVSELRSFLHDLNTYESLQSVPLFLLTYKKDALKEFIFLQSRFTRINDFIFFDSNQYVIDHKIRFYQHFNKMRIKHSVVMQRDRDLISWKAWIDYSIKRIFDISVASVLLLILFPLFLLIAIAIKLDSPGPVFYVSLRAGKRFRVFKFYKFRTMVRDADQRLPEIEELNQYKSEHPHSPKFIKVQNDPRVTRLGRLLRKTSLDELPQLWNVIKGDLSLVGNRPLPLYEAVTLTTDHYSTRFIAPAGITGLWQITKRGKISMSVEERVNLDITYALERNFILDMRILVRTPLAMVQQENL from the coding sequence ATGGAAATTTTTACCACTTTCAACCAGCCGATTTATGCCTCTGAACATCATGTTGATTTCGGGAATGTGGTCGTGTATGTAGGCAAATATCGGCCCGATTTAATGGCTAAACTCTCTGCTGGAGGCTATCAATGCATACGGGTAGAAAATTTCTTTCAGGCCAGGGAACATCTCTGGTTTCTGGTTAAAGAGAAAAATAATATACCTGAAGCTATTTTTTGTGATATTCATCTACCGGTTTCCGAACTTCGTTCATTTCTTCATGATCTTAACACCTATGAGTCGTTACAATCGGTTCCTTTATTTTTATTGACATATAAAAAAGATGCATTAAAGGAGTTCATCTTTTTGCAATCTCGTTTTACGCGGATCAATGATTTTATCTTTTTCGATTCAAATCAATATGTGATTGATCACAAGATCCGTTTTTATCAGCATTTTAATAAGATGCGGATAAAACATTCAGTAGTAATGCAACGCGATCGGGATTTGATATCCTGGAAAGCGTGGATAGATTACAGCATAAAACGCATATTTGATATTTCGGTTGCTTCTGTATTGCTGCTTATACTTTTTCCGTTGTTTTTACTTATTGCCATTGCTATCAAGCTCGATTCGCCAGGTCCAGTGTTTTATGTCTCTTTGCGGGCTGGGAAAAGGTTTCGAGTGTTTAAATTTTATAAGTTTAGAACAATGGTTCGTGATGCGGACCAAAGGTTGCCTGAAATAGAAGAACTTAATCAGTATAAAAGTGAGCATCCTCATTCCCCTAAGTTTATCAAGGTACAGAATGACCCGCGTGTCACGCGACTGGGTCGATTGCTTCGTAAAACAAGCCTGGATGAGCTCCCCCAGCTATGGAATGTTATTAAAGGCGATTTATCTCTCGTAGGGAATAGACCTCTGCCTTTATATGAAGCTGTTACACTAACCACCGATCATTATTCGACTCGATTCATAGCTCCAGCAGGAATTACAGGTTTATGGCAGATCACTAAACGTGGAAAAATAAGCATGTCGGTAGAAGAGCGTGTGAATCTGGATATTACATATGCCCTGGAAAGGAACTTCATTTTAGATATGCGGATCCTGGTCCGTACGCCATTGGCTATGGTCCAACAGGAGAATCTGTGA
- a CDS encoding response regulator, which translates to MKKILIIDDSKPIRYLLDTIISKYYQVITASDGYEAMYWLSQGNRPDVIISDLQMPNINGWDLVKNLTSSAVYGNIPIIILSGSSSDEITQKCEEYGVADFLVKPFNPSRLLEAIKKALDKKAGMSVDMQG; encoded by the coding sequence ATGAAAAAAATTTTGATTATTGACGACAGTAAGCCTATTCGTTATTTGCTGGATACTATCATCAGTAAATACTATCAGGTCATAACAGCATCCGATGGATATGAAGCTATGTACTGGCTTTCACAGGGCAACAGGCCGGATGTCATTATTTCCGATTTGCAGATGCCCAATATCAATGGATGGGATCTGGTAAAAAACTTGACCAGTAGTGCCGTGTATGGGAATATCCCCATCATCATTCTTTCTGGTTCATCCAGTGATGAAATCACACAAAAATGTGAAGAATATGGTGTAGCCGATTTTTTAGTAAAACCTTTTAATCCTTCCCGTCTATTAGAGGCTATCAAAAAAGCACTTGACAAGAAGGCTGGCATGTCGGTCGATATGCAGGGATAA
- a CDS encoding glycosyltransferase family 2 protein: MQWILILFWICTGIAVYTYLGYGLLCYLLVKCKIHPPKNHHADVLEDLPDLTLVIFAYNEAPCIEQKIINSLNLSYPEEKKHILVVTDGSTDGTQDIALQFTNIQVLHQPERRGKAAAMNRAMTGIKSEVVVFTDANTYVHSEALIRLAAYYSDPQVGGVAGEKRVMATDASTAGKGENLYWKYESWLKRTDAELYTVVGAAGELYSIRTALYEPLPEDTILDDFVLSLQIVQKGYRFAYAPEAWSMEAPSASLREEQKRKIRICAGGFQAMRRLTPLLNIFRYGIASFQYISHRVLRWAVVPFLLPFIFLLNLWLMHAHAGVAYFFTGYAQIMFYAMAGMGYVFALQDRKMKGVYPMYYFVFMNLAVYAGLWRWIKGKQEVKWDKAKRSQSFISKYV, from the coding sequence ATGCAATGGATTCTGATATTGTTCTGGATTTGTACAGGAATCGCCGTGTATACTTATCTTGGATACGGGTTATTGTGCTATTTGCTCGTCAAATGTAAAATTCATCCCCCAAAAAATCACCATGCGGACGTGCTGGAAGATTTGCCTGATTTGACCCTGGTGATTTTTGCATATAATGAAGCTCCCTGCATCGAACAGAAAATAATCAACAGCCTGAACTTATCTTATCCAGAAGAGAAAAAACACATCCTGGTAGTTACCGATGGCTCTACCGATGGCACACAGGATATTGCGCTTCAGTTCACGAACATACAGGTATTACATCAGCCGGAACGCAGGGGTAAAGCAGCTGCAATGAATCGAGCCATGACAGGTATCAAATCTGAAGTGGTGGTCTTCACCGACGCCAACACCTACGTACATTCCGAAGCTCTGATACGATTGGCAGCTTATTACAGCGATCCGCAGGTGGGCGGCGTAGCGGGTGAAAAACGCGTAATGGCAACAGACGCAAGTACAGCCGGAAAGGGAGAAAATCTTTACTGGAAATATGAATCCTGGTTGAAACGAACCGACGCTGAGCTATATACCGTAGTAGGAGCCGCGGGTGAATTATATTCTATCCGAACAGCACTGTATGAACCCCTGCCTGAGGATACCATTCTGGATGACTTTGTGCTGTCGCTCCAGATTGTACAGAAAGGATATCGATTTGCTTATGCACCCGAAGCCTGGAGCATGGAAGCACCTTCAGCCTCATTAAGAGAGGAACAAAAGCGAAAGATACGGATCTGTGCCGGGGGATTTCAGGCTATGCGACGATTAACACCGCTACTCAATATATTCAGGTATGGAATAGCTTCCTTCCAATATATTTCACATCGCGTATTACGCTGGGCTGTTGTACCATTTTTATTGCCCTTTATATTTCTGCTCAATCTCTGGCTTATGCATGCGCATGCAGGAGTTGCGTATTTTTTTACAGGCTATGCGCAAATCATGTTTTATGCTATGGCTGGTATGGGTTATGTATTCGCATTGCAGGATAGAAAAATGAAAGGTGTATATCCGATGTATTATTTCGTATTCATGAATCTTGCCGTATATGCAGGACTATGGAGATGGATAAAAGGAAAACAGGAAGTAAAATGGGATAAAGCAAAACGAAGTCAGTCTTTTATTTCGAAATACGTGTGA
- a CDS encoding acyltransferase: MGNSKKLLKEIQLPDRLGSHIPALDGLRGMAILLVLLYHCFPFLITKPGWMGVDLFFVLSGFLITGILIDTRNEKGYYKNFIIRRILRIFPLYYLVLCMIFLAIPLLGLDHIRGNDFDFYQDHQSWFWLYMQNWLYAIKGFPVNHALVHFWSLAVEEQFYVFWPLIIWIIPKKWLPACILLFMGFSLLFRMRLGSSWGLGYTYPYLSTLSRMDALLIGALIAYLIRFQKPYLIKYTKIALILSVLGVVSGICWIRSANFLRLSSIYNFIDLFFGCILIYSLSTNAHILSKLFRSSILRFLGKYSYGIYVYHYIFYEMIGMHVFKMSTIDGTPETQPINKIVFGVMIMGLSVGVSWISYQFWEKPFLSLKKYFYSLPEKKVIQNLTERPGITTNVS; this comes from the coding sequence ATGGGTAATAGTAAAAAATTATTAAAAGAAATACAATTGCCCGATCGGCTTGGCTCACATATTCCGGCACTCGATGGATTAAGAGGAATGGCCATTTTATTGGTCTTGCTATACCATTGCTTCCCTTTTCTTATTACAAAACCCGGGTGGATGGGTGTCGATCTATTTTTTGTATTGTCTGGTTTTTTAATCACCGGAATCCTGATTGATACCAGAAATGAAAAAGGATATTATAAAAATTTTATTATTAGAAGAATATTAAGAATATTTCCGCTGTATTATCTGGTATTATGCATGATATTTCTTGCCATTCCTTTACTTGGGTTAGATCACATCAGAGGCAATGATTTCGATTTTTATCAGGATCATCAAAGCTGGTTCTGGTTGTATATGCAAAACTGGCTCTATGCCATAAAAGGATTTCCGGTAAACCATGCTCTTGTACACTTCTGGTCGCTTGCGGTGGAAGAACAATTTTATGTTTTCTGGCCATTGATCATCTGGATAATACCTAAAAAATGGCTTCCGGCCTGCATCCTGCTTTTCATGGGCTTTAGTTTATTATTTCGAATGAGGTTAGGATCTTCATGGGGACTGGGATACACGTATCCCTATCTTTCCACATTATCAAGAATGGATGCATTGCTTATAGGCGCCTTAATTGCGTATCTGATCAGATTCCAGAAACCCTATCTGATTAAATACACCAAAATAGCTTTAATCTTATCTGTACTTGGAGTTGTTTCAGGAATTTGTTGGATAAGAAGTGCTAATTTTTTACGCTTATCTTCCATCTACAACTTCATCGATCTGTTCTTTGGTTGCATACTGATTTACAGTTTAAGTACAAACGCCCATATCTTATCAAAACTTTTTCGCTCTTCTATACTTAGATTTCTTGGAAAATATTCCTATGGCATTTACGTCTATCACTATATTTTTTATGAAATGATTGGTATGCATGTTTTTAAGATGAGCACCATAGACGGCACGCCCGAGACACAGCCGATCAATAAGATTGTTTTCGGGGTGATGATCATGGGATTGAGCGTGGGTGTCAGCTGGATCAGTTATCAGTTCTGGGAAAAACCATTTTTAAGTCTGAAAAAGTATTTCTATTCCCTTCCCGAAAAAAAGGTTATTCAAAACTTAACGGAGCGACCTGGAATTACCACAAATGTTTCTTGA